The genome window AGAACACACTATAACCAAAAATTGGGGAGGCAATTCATGTTTTATAAAAACTCTGGTGTAGATATAGACAAAGCTAACGAATCTATTAATGAAATTAGATCGTTTATAGGTTCCAATATAGGCTCTTATGCAGGGATATTTCCTTTGAAAGATGAGCTATCTAACTATAAAAACCCTTTTTTAGTAGCTACTTCCGATGGAGTAGGAACAAAGCTTCAATTGTTAAGAAAGTATGGAAGGTGGGATATAGCTGCACAAGATTTAGTAGCTATGAATTTAAACGATTTGGTTTGCATGGGGGCAAAGCCTTTATTTTTTTTAGATTACTTTTCTACATCACACTTAAACAAGAATAATTTTGTCACTTTCATTCGACATTTAAAAAATATTTTAGATAAATATAGTTGTGTTCTTCTAGGCGGAGAAACAGCTGAATTACCAGGTGTTTTTAAAAACGAGAGTGAAGATATCGCTGGTTTCGCCGTTGGAATAGTTGAAAAAGATAACATATTTGACTATTCAAAGATAAGGCCAGGTGATAAGCTTATTGGTCTTTCTTCTTCTGGCATACATTCTAATGGATATTCTTTGGTTAGAAAATTACTGGATGAAAGAAAAATTCTCTTCACAGAAGAACTTTTAAACCCTACAAGAATCTATGTTAAACAAACTTTAACTTTGCTTAATTATA of Petrotoga sibirica DSM 13575 contains these proteins:
- the purM gene encoding phosphoribosylformylglycinamidine cyclo-ligase, producing MFYKNSGVDIDKANESINEIRSFIGSNIGSYAGIFPLKDELSNYKNPFLVATSDGVGTKLQLLRKYGRWDIAAQDLVAMNLNDLVCMGAKPLFFLDYFSTSHLNKNNFVTFIRHLKNILDKYSCVLLGGETAELPGVFKNESEDIAGFAVGIVEKDNIFDYSKIRPGDKLIGLSSSGIHSNGYSLVRKLLDERKILFTEELLNPTRIYVKQTLTLLNYIKGAAHITGGGIIDNLPRIIPDGCCAEIKVNWEIPPIFEEIKQTGISDEEMFKTFNMGIGMIYVLPESNLSEITKIFESVLMEDFFIIGEVKSINDSYQKVKIIF